Proteins encoded by one window of Thermococcus sp. Bubb.Bath:
- a CDS encoding radical SAM protein, protein MIEVSLPHVSFEDNGESVRLVWRETLYADFDKKELARALKRKYRIKPELIVKDGRLFIDTDYPGIEKYLAIYIQNNLGALLRNRYTNRKVLYIHEDLDVPLLGYNAFGLIDRGTNLIQIRGVSGCNLSCVFCSVDEGPYSRTRKLDYVVDVDYLMKWFDEVARIKGKGLEAHLDGQGEPLIYPFHVELVQALKDHPNVSVISMQSNGTLLNDKLVEELAEAGLDRVNLSIHSLDPDKAKMLMGMKNYDLEHVLDMAKALVNAGVDVLIAPVIIFGVNDDEAEAFIEFARKIGAGKRWPALGFQNYVPYKFGRNPTIAKVKPFREFYTWLRSLEEKTGMKPLVLKPKHFGMEKREFIPLAFRPGEIVKAEIVLPGRIEGEMIAKARNRLIEVINTRAEVGDRVRVRIVRTRHGIYIGTEV, encoded by the coding sequence ATGATAGAGGTTTCCCTTCCCCACGTGAGCTTTGAGGACAACGGCGAGAGCGTAAGGCTGGTGTGGCGAGAGACACTTTACGCTGACTTCGACAAGAAGGAGCTCGCAAGAGCCCTCAAGAGGAAATACCGAATAAAACCCGAGCTCATTGTGAAGGACGGAAGGCTCTTCATTGATACCGATTATCCCGGAATCGAGAAGTATCTTGCCATCTACATCCAGAACAACCTTGGGGCGCTCCTCAGGAACAGGTACACGAACAGAAAAGTCCTCTATATCCACGAGGACCTCGACGTTCCCCTCCTCGGCTACAATGCCTTCGGTCTAATTGACAGGGGGACGAACCTAATACAGATACGCGGTGTGAGTGGCTGCAACTTAAGCTGTGTCTTCTGCTCCGTTGATGAGGGGCCGTATTCAAGGACGAGGAAGCTGGATTACGTTGTGGACGTGGATTATTTGATGAAGTGGTTCGATGAGGTGGCAAGGATAAAGGGAAAAGGACTGGAAGCCCACCTCGACGGTCAGGGTGAGCCGCTCATCTACCCCTTCCACGTTGAGCTCGTGCAGGCGCTCAAAGATCATCCAAACGTTTCAGTAATCTCGATGCAGAGCAACGGGACGCTCCTGAACGACAAACTCGTTGAGGAGCTGGCAGAGGCGGGTCTGGATAGAGTAAACCTCTCAATTCACTCCCTCGACCCCGACAAAGCGAAGATGCTCATGGGAATGAAGAACTACGATTTGGAGCACGTTCTAGACATGGCGAAAGCACTTGTAAACGCGGGAGTGGACGTCCTAATAGCGCCCGTCATAATCTTTGGCGTGAACGACGACGAGGCAGAGGCGTTCATAGAGTTCGCGAGAAAAATCGGTGCTGGAAAGCGCTGGCCCGCCCTAGGCTTCCAGAACTATGTTCCCTACAAGTTCGGCAGGAACCCCACGATAGCGAAGGTTAAGCCTTTTAGGGAGTTCTACACCTGGCTCCGTTCGCTGGAGGAGAAAACGGGCATGAAACCCCTAGTTCTCAAACCCAAACACTTTGGAATGGAGAAGAGGGAGTTCATCCCGCTGGCATTCAGGCCGGGGGAAATAGTCAAGGCGGAGATAGTCCTGCCCGGTAGGATAGAAGGCGAGATGATAGCCAAGGCCAGGAACAGGCTGATAGAGGTTATAAACACGAGGGCCGAAGTGGGTGACAGGGTTAGGGTCAGGATAGTTAGGACGAGGCACGGGATATACATAGGGACCGAGGTTTAG